DNA from Onychomys torridus chromosome 1, mOncTor1.1, whole genome shotgun sequence:
TGCCTAATAGTTgaccttggatctctgcatctgttcccatcagctactggaggaagcctttctgatagTGATTGAGCTAGGCACCAACCAGTGAATAGAGCAGAGCACCATTAGGAATCATTTGCtcgactttatttttttatttttatttttttcttctttgcaatAGAGTTTGGTTAGACCCTAGGTTTCTGAGACATTCAGTTTCCGGAGCCTGGCCATCCAAAACACTGTTGATCATGGGCTTTCTCATGGTATGGGttacttttgagaattttatacatatatcaaATGAAACAGGACTGTATTTCATTTCTCTGCTCCACATACCTGCATCTTGCCAAGAGCCCATTTTCTATCATCGATTCCTTTTATTGCCCAGTAAGTCCCATTagtccatatgtgcatgggttGGGAACATACCCATAAGAACCAACCACTCAAGGAAGAACCAATGTCCCTCTCCCAGCAGATATCAAGTGCCAATAGATCCTCATTAGGGTGAGGGGTAGAGATTATTTTCCCCATCGTTGGGGGAATTTTGGTTATCCCaatacaaaattcattttttaaaaactgtactaTTGATGTCATAGTGTTTGGATGTGGGTCTTTGGAAGGCAATTAGGTCATGAGCCTATGCTGTTATGAATAGATTTGTGTCTCCATGTGCATGATAAAAGAACTAACCtggatttttgttgctgtgtcaGGATACAAGTTCATTAATACACAAAATGGAAGCAGGTCCTCACAAGAACTAGACCAAGATAGCAATCAGATTTCAGACTTCCAGTCTCCAGTACAGTaagaagtagatttttttttttaatataagcagCACACTCCATAGTGCTTTGTATAGAAGCCCAAGTTAagacatataaattaaaataatataaaaataaaacattaaaatagctTCCAATGTATATTTCATAAAAAGTTATTaccattaaaacattaaaatatgtaataaaattaaaaactaaataaaatactttaagaatATAGCCCTTcaaacataaatgtaataatgTTAAATTTATCTTAACTTctaaaaatttcattaaaatgtattaatatttataaaaataaaactttattagtTTGAAATTCAAGGAATGCTTATTTATCAAAGTAAATATTAAGTTCCacacatattatgtatatatgtatgtatgtatatatatatacacacatcagCATAAGTAAACATTTCAGGGTAATTCACACATTAGTAAAATTGTAAAGCTAGTTGGTTTTCATGTAAATGTATTGTAAATAGTATGCTAATTTCATTTACTCCAAAACCTACAAACTAGAATACAAACAATTGAAAATGaatccttaaatttttttattgttttaaaaatttattatgcaGAATTTCCAATGCATATTAAAGTAGACAATTGTTTTGTAAGTCCTGGTATAAAAAACCATTCATTTGGAATATACTATTGACAAGGATatctactatatatatatatatatatatatatatatatatatagagagagagagagagagagagagagagagagagagagagagagacagagagacagagagagagacagagacagagagagacagagaggcagagacagagagacagagacagagatttgaAACTCTATATTTACTGATTCTTTCCTTTTAGTGATTATTCAGGTCAGTGAAAATCATGACAGAAGAAAACCATACTCTGGTGACTGAGTTTACCCTCACGGGACTCACAGATCAGCCCACACTAAAGGCTGCCCTGTTCCTACTGTTCCTCATCATCTACCTCATCACTATGGTGGGCAATCTTGGATTGATTGCTCTCATCTGGAAGGACCCTCACCTTCACACTCCCATGTACTTATTCCTCAGCAGCTTAGCCTTTGCCAACTCATGCACTTCATCCTCTGTGACTCCCAAGATGCTTATCAACTTTTTATCTAAAAATCATGGGATATCCCTGGTTGAGTGCTTtgctcagttttattttatgggttCCAGTGCAACCACAGAATGTTCTCTCCTGTCtgtgatggcctatgaccgctatgtggccatatGCAACCCCCTGCTTTATCCAGTGTTGATGTCCAATAGACTCTGTACTCAGTTTATAGCTGTGACATACTTACTTGGTACTCTGCACTTGGCAGTTCACGTGGGTTTGTTATTTAGATTGACTTTCTGCAGATCCAACATTATACAATATTATTATTGTGAAATTTTACAGCTTTTCAACATTTCTTGCATTGATCCTTCAGTAAACATGGTTGTGCTTTTAGTTTTTTCAGTTTCTATACAAGCCTTCATCTTTCTAACCATCATGGTCTCCTATGTCTGTGTCCTCTTTGCTATCCTGAACAAGAAGTCTGAGAAGGGCAAGAGcaaagccttctccacctgcagTGCACACCTGCTGTCTGTCTCCTTGTTCTATGGAACTCTTTTTCTCATCTATGTTTGCCCTGGGTCTAGACCAGTTGGAGACAAggagaagatgctttctttattttatacatttttacttATGGCTACCCCATTTTTCTTCCCATACCAATcaataccatttttattttcaattcaacttttcttttttcctgataTTTAATAGTACATTTCTTCTCAGGTATGCATTCCATCATGAAACAGGGTTTTATTTTCATCAGTCTACCAATACTTCTTAGTGTGGTAAAGGATCAAAAACCATATTAACTTCCTGGTCTAGAGGGTTAAATTACTAGGTCCTACAAATTGCTAATTATATTTGCTAACAATGGTTAGAGTTATGTCTCAGCAAATGTGTCTGGGGATGTCTTAGCAAAACCAAATTCACCTCTGAAAATTTGGAAAGTACCAAGAAAATAGATAATTTGAAAAGCTAAAAGCTCAGATAAACTATAGCGTATTATTTATAGACAAGATGTTTATGAATTGGGCTACCATGGGCCCATATGAAAGAAACTAACAGGGTATCAGATACAAAATTCAAAGAAGTATGTGCCCAGCAGAGGGTACTGACCCATCAGTGAAAGGCCAGAGTTCTGGTGGTATTTaggaaccattttcttttctgttgaagTTGTCATcttatttttcatataatgtgAGGGGTAACTATCTGAAAACCTGCACAACTCTTATTTCCTTACAACTCTTCTAAAGGCACCTATAACCGCTTTGTTCCTCAGACCATAAACGAACCCTTAAATATTTAAGGGTTCTTAGAACTTGTACTTTTAAACATAAGAATCCAAAATTAAAGGTCTTGTGACTAATCTAttcttgtggggtttttgttttttgttcttttgttttgaccTAAGAGTCTTCCTATGACCAAACCTACCCAGTACATCACTTGACACTAGAGAAGTCTTTGTTAATTCTTTGGAATGGACAATGGTGAGTGATATATTTCATAAATTGTTGAGGTGTTTAGATCTGGCcacttgtatttttaattatttctttcagtttttgaaattacaatataattaGATTATTTCTCCCTTACTGTCTCTTCCTTTTAACCCTTTCATATACctgctttgctctctttcaaattcatgtgtttttttttcattaattgttctcacatgcatacatgtatatacatatgtatttctaaACATAACCTGCCTGCTCTGTTGTATAATCTTACTTGTATGtctgttttcaggactgaccctTTGCTATTGGTTCTATAGGTAACAACaattataatttgtgtgtgtgtgtgtgtgtgtgtgtgtgtgtgtgtgtgtgtgtgtgcatgtgcaaatgaACACATGCCCTGGCctacatgtagaagtcagaggacaacctgtggtaTTGGTCTCACCTTGCACCTCCAGACAGTCTCCTGTTTCCCACTGCTAATGCCAGGTTATGTGGCTCATATCTCTGTCTCCTCACAGGAGCACTAGGATTTCAGTCATcaacaaaatatatttgtttgttttgattctgCAGAATTCAAACTGGTTCCTATACTGTGTGAATGATTGTACTTTATCCAGGGAACTGTCTCTCACCCTAATACTTGTATTTATATTAAGGAACACCATGGAGAGACAGTCTTCTAGAAGTTTTTATTTGACATACATTTGTCCAAAATTATTCTATGTGCATAATCAAGCCTGTGATTTTACAAGCAGAATAGAAACAACTTTTTATCTTTTGTAAATCTTACATATTCTGTATCTAAGGTTTCATAGTACTTAGGAATTAAATAAAGTCAGTATCCCCATAAgggttaaagaataaaaataatgttaagtATAGAAGAGCAACACTCTGGCTGCACAAACAATGTTCTCCAACCTCattcatttatattatatatattacattgcCTTTTAGAACATTAGAGATAGCTATAAATGAATCATGAATATACAATTTTTTAGCAATGAATTTATTTGGAGTCACTCTATGATTGATACAACGTGGAACTTGTTGAAATTACCCAGTTTAAAATTGTTCAACATGTGATGCTATATAAATGAATGACAACATACAGCCACAATTATGgcacttcttcctcctccacataGTTCTCACCTAAGCATCtgaatgtattaaaaaaaatatttatatagacTCTTGaaaccaaaagtaaaaaaaaaaaccaaaaaacaaaaaacgaaaaacaaaaaaacattcccCATGAAACACcagaaattaaacattttagaATTTGCAGTCCATCTGGCCCCTTTCACAGCTCCTCAACCAGGAATTGCAGTAAGGAAGCAGCCAAAGgtaacatgcaaataaatatagggggatgtggttcagtgaaGTGTTTATAGAAATATTCAGATTTGAAGGTGATATAATTCCATCATCTATTAATATTTTTGATGCACAAATAATCATAAAACAGTCCCAAGAAATATTGTTTCTTGAATGTAGAATTGTACAATTGGATCACGAAAGACTTAGTTTTCTGGCATTACATGGTCAAGATCTGCAGCCAGCTCCCCAGTCACCTTTTACTCCTTATATCCAAAGGAAGTTGGTAAGTCCTGTATTTACTGTCCTACCAAAGCACTTAGGACCCTTTTTATAtagaagataaatatttaatcatGTGTTAATTACCCCTTTAAAATCATTGTGTATCACTTTATGCTAACAGTAGCAAACTCCTGGGGGATGGGGTAGGTTGAAAACTGCATTTGGATTGATTGCTTGCATGTTTAATGACAGATCAGCACCTCTGCTTGTAATGTCTTTTACTTacacaaaggaaaatggaagaatCTTCATCTGCAGGAAGCAAAGCCCCTCCACACAATGAAATGTTCTTCTGTTGGTCAGATTTATTGCACAATATACAGATGAATAATAAGAATATTAGAGGAGTCATGATTAGTAACAACAATAACTAAGGAAAGCAAATAAGTATAAGAACTTAATCTGCACTTAAAAAACATGAAAGACAAAATGTAAATCAGTGAAAAGGGGAGAGATTTGTTCCAACATTGCTACTAACATGGAAAACTATAAACAAGATATGTAGGATTCTAACCActagaaaaaatataaacaaagatatATAAGATTCTAACCATTAGTAAAATATGCTATGTGACTGGAGTCTCTCACATAACAATTTGCCTTGTATATCTCATTTGAAATTTCATTGACGTTTGTTAATAACAACATAAACCCTAAGACAAATCCAATcctcaaaaataaattcattattaTTGGTGTCTCTCAGTGTCTCTTCATGGTTAAAAACCCATTATTCTACAAAGGATATTGATCACCAGGCAAATTGAAATCTATGACGCACATTGATAAAATCATCAACAGACTTATtgctaaagataattttttttttcacaaaggagtggagagatgtctcaatgtTTAAGAAgaattgttgctcttgcaggggaaccacatttgattctcagcactcacatggttaTCTTCCAACCTTCAGCCACTCCAATTCAAaaggatctgacatcttcttttgACTTATGTGGATAtacccaaataataataattaacttATGTGGGTAATACCTAAgattataaaagtaataaaaatgataaaaagacaGATGATAAAGTAGtttgaatatttaataataaataacattttgcCAAATCGTTAGTTAAACTTTGTTTGGTGTCGCCAGTTTTAACTGCTTCTTCAGAAAATCCACATAAGAGAAAGCTGAAGTTTAAGGGATGTGAGCTTGTCTGAGTTGTAATAAACAGTTGATAAGAAGGGAGAGATTATTGGCAAATGGTAAATAtgagtatattttatattttgaataccAGATTTGATTTCATggtcaaataattttaaaactgaatttcttTATAATTGGAAGtcttttaataattataattaagttTGAGGGTTCAAAAATTATCTATATGGagcgcatgtgcatgtgcatgtgcgtgtgtgtgcgtgtgtgtgcgtgtgtgtgtgtccctgttgtgtattttaaaatttggcaGACACTTTTGATGTATTCTTATCACAGAATAGCAATTTTCAGTAACTTCAGCCtctaacaattcacactcttaaaataCACAAATTACAGAGAACTTTTTATGAAGGAATGATATGCAAAATAATATCTGGGATATAAGTTGATATACGGAATTAAATTAACACTGAGaaattacatatttaatatttcatttgcaAATAACAGAAACAAACTAGATATTAATACTACTAGAAATAAGTAAAGTTGACTatattttctaaggaaaaaataTAGTAAGAATCATTAGTAGTTTATGTTTTATTGTAAGCATACCATTGTAAATAAAAGACAATTGAATTTTGATGGAAACCATACAAACTATGGTTGTTACAATTGACAAGAAAATATAACCACACAAATATAAAGAtgaaaacagaagtaaaattCTAATAAAGTTAAAGATTTTGTTATAGATTAATTAAATGTGGATTTTGATTTCATAATATGAACTGTTTCTCTGCTGTATTGAAGCCCAGTAGTCTAGTTTACATTTCTGAATGGATCTTTAACCCATGTATTATGTTATGTTATAATATCTTACTCTTGTCTATGTGAGAGACATGGCTCACTGGATTCTGCTAATCTATGAATTGCTGATGCATGTTATTATATTATAACcccaattacatttatttatttcattatcagTAAAATTGATAAAATCTTGAGAATGGAGAAGTGATTGAGTTGCAACATAAATTTGTAAAAATTCTAAGTTTTCATAAAAGCCCAAATTTTACCATTGACACATCTGTACTTTACTAGGACCAGCAGGCTCACTTAACACATTTTTGAGAAAGTTTTGCCAATTAGCCCATGTGAATGATCATGAAGTGTCAACTCATCTTTCAAGTGAAGACAGTTACTGCTAACAAATGCAGCCACTGTGGTTCACAACTCAATTAGTAGTGAGGGAGTTTTCCTCCAGGTAGTTGTTAAGTTTCTGGATGTTACAAAAACATTTTATGCATGCCTTATTCTTtttcatgcacacactcatacacacacacatgcatgcatgtgcacagactCTATCAAagattggctttttaaaaattaatgttgtaTTGTTTCATATGGGATATTATTGAGACTTCCTGCATATTACCAACATTGAGGTTCCTAAAGGCTAATGGTCCAGTTGATGCCACTGATTTGAGTAGTGCTACAATAACAGTTGTGCCCACTTCTGCTATGATACCATAACTATGACAATTCCATTTTAAGATACTAAAGCTTTTCATTCATGGATTACTCCCCGCCTATCTCTCtcttaaatacatacacacaatatgtatctctatgtgtgtgtgtgtatatatatatatatatatatatatatatatatttcactctttctctttctctctctctacacacacacacacacacacaccccacacaccacacacacatacacacacacacacacacacacacacacacacgtagagagaaagaaagatcatGGATGGTCTCTGAGTGACAAATACATTGAGACTGAGGTATCAGACATACAACTCAGGCTCAGTTGCTGCCTGAATATTTTTCTAACTTTGGAAGTCCTGTATTACAAATACTATTTTCTCATTAATGCATTTAGAGTCAAGAGctcttttctattatttatggTCTGGTTACAGGAACAGATGAAATCTGGGGGATTACAGCTACAATAAAATTTGTTATTTGCCATGACAAAATATTAATTATCATCTATCAGAAtaatatggaattttaaaaattgacatgtgAATCATTTCCAGATGAAAGTATCTCATTTACTAACTGAGGCAAAGCAATGCTACCAGATACTGCATTCCTAAACTACACTCCTGTTACTTGGCAAACTCTTCTACTATTTGGCCTCACAACTGTGAGTGTGAGGGAAACTTATCAGTTCAGTCATAGGAAGAATTCTTCTTTATTAAATGCATGCTTTCAAAGGGAATGCTTATTTACTTTGCACAGGAAACAACCTCAGCATACACTCCACTCATAAGCAAACTGTGTTTCCAGGGCAAGACAATAGATTGATATTAATAGGCATTCTGTTCTCAAGCAActtattttattagtttgttgCCTCTAAACTTCCAGTAGTTTGCAAAATAAATGGCCTAAAAGGATTTAGaatctttattatttatgttttagaattttagtacttttaaaaaatgcatagttatttttctttagaaagtatACTTAATTTTCTACTTCATAGCTTAGGGAATTTCTAAATAGATAGTTAAATGTTAAGAGAAATTTTAAGGTTGGTTGATAAAGCATATAAGAGTTCAAAGAGTCCCAATTTCAGAAAGTTTTCATGAAGAGAAACAGTAATGTTTTGGATTAATCTTTCACAAAGTCATTGTTATATGActtaatatatactttaaaatttattttatgtgattattCTGAGTGATAATGTCACTGTACAAGGATCTCCAGATAGACAAGATATCAATGACACTACTTCGTGAAAGGTTAGTTAGTCTATACAATAAGAGAAACATCTAATGAATGCAAACACTGTGTTGGAGTCCTAATGACCTCAAACATACTTTATTACATGCTGCAAATGGTAAACTAGAGAGCAACACTTCAGTttgcaaagaagagaaagaattagATAAAGAATGTTATGAAGTGTGTGGGGTGGTGTCAGTAGGTACAATAATTCAGTGAGATGAATGTGAGTATATGATGGCACATTATATTAATAAACCCTATCTATAAAAAGGTTTTGATATACTCATTCTAAAGGAAAAGGTAATACATGTGTTAATAATAGAGGATCAACTACTATCCATGGCATTCCTGCATCAATACCTTGCAAGGttgtgtataaatgtatacaaATATTGTTTAagtcaaaaataatattttaaagagctGGTTCAGCATTTATTATTCAGTTACATGCCATCATATTACTCTGAATGGTATAAGCACTTTAGTTGTGGGATTCCACAGCAGGGGAAGAATATTTCTACACTGGCGAGCATCTTGATGTTTGAGTAGGAGATTATAGCTTTAGAAATTATGGGTTCTCCTTGCACACTTTATTAGTCTTCAGCTTCAACTCTTAGCTAGCATGTTGGAATCTCTTTGCTTTTCAAGCTTTATAAATGCTGCAGATAAAAACATCACATCTGAAGAATATTAGATTTAGAGTTGGTAGACAGGAGCTTTAATTTATCAGATACAATGGCAGACAAACAAATTACTAATTGTGTAGATATTTGTGTTTGGTATCTgttaaataataatatttctcAAGTCATGGGTTGTTGTGATGtgtctttgaaatgtttatgGTGCATACAATATTGATAGCACAATGCAGTCGTTTAATTTTTCAGGACCATATGAAAAaatctggactttttttttctttttagtccaAACTTTAAGAAATGTATATCCACTTGCATCAGGGCTTTGTTTCAATATTTTTCCATTCACTCATCCtcccttgtttctttccttccttcacttctgtctttctttgttctagGTCAAGGGTTAACTGTTGCTTCACTTGTGTCTTTTAATTcttcttatttgtgttttattattgttgtcaCTAAAATAGCATTCTAAATGGCCAGGCCAAACAGTATTAGGGCATACAGAGGTATGTGTATCATAGGGaaatttaattcaataaataACTGGGTCAGGAAATAAGGTACAGTTAttggtcttcaattcaattgAACAAATTTATAAAATAGTAGAATGATGCATGTAACCACTAAGGACCACACCTAGTGTACAAAATGTATTTCAGAAATTATGTTACCATTGTTTTCTACTCAATGCATGTTGAGAGTCAAGTAAATTGTATTCAAGTTGGTGCTTCTATCTGCATAGGCAATAGTACATCTCAACAAATCCTGGAGAAATTCTATTTTGAGAAATGAGGAAACAAGGAAATTTGACTTATGAGCAATGAAGGTTTAGAGTTAAATTTTATAATGTGAAAAAGTAGTACACAAATGATAACTTTCTAAGAATAGTAAGTGTAAACACCCACAGATGGAGAGTCAAAAGAACTATCAGGTACTTAGCTGGGCTCTGCTAACTGAGCCCTTCACTTTAGTCAAGCATCTGGGCAATATGGTCTGCATTTtttcaaagtaaaactaaaaaaggataggataaaaggatagaatCACTCCTTTCATAATATCTACTGGAAGGGCTTTGAGTGTATGaaaaatcttctttgaagataaaGTCATGTTAATCCTAGACATTTATATCTCAACTTTAAGTCTAATTACATTTTGTTTGAGTGGTCTTA
Protein-coding regions in this window:
- the LOC118574067 gene encoding olfactory receptor 5AC1-like, with the protein product MTEENHTLVTEFTLTGLTDQPTLKAALFLLFLIIYLITMVGNLGLIALIWKDPHLHTPMYLFLSSLAFANSCTSSSVTPKMLINFLSKNHGISLVECFAQFYFMGSSATTECSLLSVMAYDRYVAICNPLLYPVLMSNRLCTQFIAVTYLLGTLHLAVHVGLLFRLTFCRSNIIQYYYCEILQLFNISCIDPSVNMVVLLVFSVSIQAFIFLTIMVSYVCVLFAILNKKSEKGKSKAFSTCSAHLLSVSLFYGTLFLIYVCPGSRPVGDKEKMLSLFYTFLLMATPFFFPYQSIPFLFSIQLFFFPDI